The proteins below are encoded in one region of Paeniglutamicibacter cryotolerans:
- a CDS encoding C40 family peptidase, with protein sequence MSKREILGRHRATPVRTNPLEAISKAVSSNAGSVGRQAAVIAAASGLVLTLGVSQGAPTREASAAPVEGLSADRVAVKAVTVSKSKVKALDIERAELTSKPAPAPVVVAVATTVRASTANTAAPVTRSSGNTAAPVTRSSGNTAAPVTRSSGNASAASMAPMTRSSRASGTTSNAPAPQVSAEESTVVSSSLSGISATAARYVGVPYVWGGNTPSGWDCSGFVKYVYAQHGINIARGTSAIRSSGQFKRTSNPQPGDLVFQNGGGHVGIYLGGGKMIGAQNPSVGTLIHSVTRNPLFGYYTLAK encoded by the coding sequence GTGTCTAAGCGTGAAATTCTGGGCCGCCACCGTGCGACTCCGGTACGAACAAACCCGCTGGAAGCCATCTCGAAGGCAGTGTCTTCGAACGCCGGCTCCGTCGGTCGCCAGGCAGCCGTCATCGCTGCGGCATCGGGCCTGGTCCTGACCCTCGGTGTTTCGCAGGGCGCGCCCACCCGTGAAGCCTCAGCGGCTCCGGTTGAAGGTCTCTCTGCTGACCGCGTTGCGGTCAAGGCAGTTACCGTCTCCAAGTCCAAGGTCAAGGCCCTCGACATCGAGCGCGCCGAACTGACCTCGAAGCCGGCTCCGGCCCCCGTCGTCGTCGCGGTGGCAACCACCGTCCGGGCTTCCACTGCGAACACCGCCGCTCCGGTGACCCGTTCGTCGGGTAACACAGCCGCTCCGGTGACCCGTTCGTCGGGTAACACAGCCGCTCCGGTGACCCGTTCGTCGGGTAACGCCTCGGCCGCTTCCATGGCCCCGATGACCCGCTCCAGCCGCGCCTCGGGAACCACCAGCAATGCTCCGGCTCCGCAGGTTTCAGCGGAAGAGTCCACCGTTGTCAGCTCCAGCCTTTCGGGCATCTCCGCAACCGCGGCCCGCTACGTCGGCGTCCCCTACGTCTGGGGCGGCAACACTCCCTCGGGCTGGGACTGCTCCGGCTTCGTAAAGTACGTCTACGCCCAGCACGGAATCAACATCGCCCGTGGCACCTCTGCGATCCGCAGCTCCGGCCAGTTCAAGCGCACCAGCAACCCGCAGCCGGGCGACTTGGTGTTCCAGAACGGTGGAGGCCACGTCGGAATCTACCTCGGCGGCGGCAAGATGATCGGTGCCCAGAACCCGTCCGTGGGCACGCTCATCCACAGTGTCACCCGCAACCCGCTCTTCGGCTACTACACGCTGGCCAAGTAG
- a CDS encoding sensor histidine kinase, protein MHKLRRFWRQISLRSKLVALMSMLMILGILVTAVSSAQSLRLMLTAQTDSDLSANSATLNSVMYNAYAGIAKVDARSGLLRFYGDIRDDEGTLKYQLPLPKKVGGQAADIPNLTTAVVDKLRSESPAAITVPGTQPGSAGWRVRTYEMDATGYLMTIGLPLQSVDDTVNKAALLIISTGMLATLLMSMIAYGITSRAFTPLLRVERTAAAIAAGDLSRRVEEYPPETEVGRLSRSLNAMLAHIEHAFRGRAESERKMRRFIQDASHELRTPLVTIQGYSEFYRQGGLADPDQLAMAMGRIEAEAKRMGQLVEDLLLLARLDEQRPLERRPLDLLMLAGDAAEDARVNAPDRVVRLVGLQGGAPGRAPTAGDEPRLRQVVANLMTNALRYTPAGSPMEIAVGVLPVINGRSDAVLEIRDHGPGISEEEAGRVFERFYRADSSRQRETGGSGLGLAIVAAIVKQHDGSIRLNETPGGGATMSIHLPYVPPDSSSTDDSSD, encoded by the coding sequence GTGCACAAGCTGCGTCGCTTCTGGCGACAGATCTCCCTGCGATCCAAACTGGTCGCGCTGATGAGCATGCTCATGATCCTCGGGATCCTGGTCACCGCCGTCAGCTCCGCCCAGTCGCTGCGGCTGATGCTGACCGCCCAGACCGACAGCGATCTGAGCGCGAACAGCGCGACGCTGAACTCGGTGATGTACAACGCCTACGCCGGAATCGCCAAGGTCGATGCGCGAAGCGGGCTCCTGCGTTTCTACGGGGACATCCGCGACGACGAGGGAACGCTGAAGTACCAGCTGCCGCTCCCCAAGAAGGTCGGCGGACAGGCAGCGGACATACCGAATCTGACCACAGCCGTCGTCGATAAGCTGCGCTCCGAGAGCCCGGCTGCGATCACCGTTCCGGGCACCCAGCCGGGCTCCGCCGGCTGGCGGGTGCGCACCTATGAGATGGACGCTACCGGCTACCTGATGACCATCGGCCTGCCGTTGCAGTCGGTGGACGACACGGTGAACAAGGCCGCACTGCTGATCATATCCACGGGCATGCTCGCCACGCTGCTGATGTCGATGATTGCCTACGGAATCACCAGCCGTGCATTCACGCCGCTGCTGCGCGTCGAACGCACGGCCGCGGCGATTGCTGCGGGCGACCTCTCGCGACGCGTTGAGGAATACCCCCCGGAGACCGAGGTCGGGCGGCTCTCGCGGTCGCTGAACGCCATGCTCGCCCACATCGAACACGCCTTCCGCGGGCGTGCAGAATCCGAACGCAAGATGCGACGCTTCATCCAGGATGCTTCACACGAGCTGCGTACCCCGTTGGTGACCATCCAGGGGTACTCGGAGTTCTACCGTCAGGGAGGCCTAGCGGACCCCGACCAGCTGGCGATGGCCATGGGCCGAATCGAGGCCGAGGCCAAGCGCATGGGCCAGCTCGTTGAGGACCTGCTGCTGCTGGCCAGGCTGGACGAACAGCGGCCGCTGGAGCGCCGCCCCCTGGATCTGCTCATGCTCGCCGGGGATGCTGCCGAGGATGCCCGGGTCAACGCCCCGGACCGTGTGGTCCGGCTGGTCGGGTTGCAGGGTGGCGCTCCGGGCAGGGCGCCGACGGCAGGCGACGAGCCCAGGCTGCGCCAAGTCGTGGCGAACCTGATGACCAATGCCCTGCGCTACACCCCCGCAGGCAGTCCCATGGAGATTGCCGTGGGTGTGCTTCCGGTGATCAACGGGCGTTCCGATGCGGTGCTGGAGATCCGCGACCATGGACCTGGTATCTCCGAGGAGGAGGCCGGGCGCGTCTTCGAGCGCTTCTACCGGGCGGACTCCTCGCGTCAGCGCGAAACCGGCGGCTCCGGACTGGGGCTGGCGATCGTCGCGGCGATCGTCAAACAGCACGACGGCTCGATCCGGCTCAACGAGACCCCCGGCGGCGGAGCGACCATGTCCATCCACCTTCCCTACGTCCCGCCCGACTCCTCCTCCACCGACGACTCCTCGGACTAG
- the groL gene encoding chaperonin GroEL (60 kDa chaperone family; promotes refolding of misfolded polypeptides especially under stressful conditions; forms two stacked rings of heptamers to form a barrel-shaped 14mer; ends can be capped by GroES; misfolded proteins enter the barrel where they are refolded when GroES binds) — translation MAKMIAFDEEARRGLERGLNILADAVKVTLGPRGRNVVLEKKWGAPTITNDGVSIAKEIELEDPYEKIGAELVKEVAKKTDDVAGDGTTTATVLAQALVKEGLRNVAAGADPLSLKRGIEKAVEAVTVELLASAKEIETKEEIAATASISAGDNEIGALIAEALDKVGKEGVITVEESNTFGLELELTEGMRFDKGYISAYFVTDNERQETVLEDPYILIVNSKISNVKDLVNILEKVMQSNKPLLIIAEDIEGEALATLIVNKIRGLFKSVAVKAPGFGDRRKAMLADIAILSGGQVIAEEIGLKLENATLELLGSARKVVVTKDETTIVEGAGDAEEIAGRVNQIRAEIENSDSDYDREKLQERLAKLAGGVAVIKAGAATEVELKERKHRIEDAVRNAKAAVEEGIVAGGGVALIQAGAKAFAKLELVGDEATGANIVRVAIEAPLRQIAFNAGMEPGVVADKVKSLPAGHGLNAATGEYVDLLAAGVNDPVKVTRSALQNAASIAGLFLTTEAVVADKPVPAGSAAPGGDDMGGMGGF, via the coding sequence ATGGCCAAGATGATTGCATTTGACGAAGAAGCACGCCGCGGACTTGAGCGCGGCCTGAACATCCTGGCAGATGCCGTAAAGGTAACCCTGGGCCCCCGCGGCCGCAACGTCGTGCTGGAGAAGAAGTGGGGCGCACCCACGATCACCAACGACGGCGTCTCCATCGCCAAGGAGATCGAGCTCGAGGATCCGTACGAGAAGATCGGTGCGGAACTCGTCAAGGAAGTTGCCAAGAAGACCGATGACGTCGCAGGCGACGGTACCACCACCGCCACCGTCCTGGCGCAGGCCCTCGTCAAGGAAGGCCTGCGCAACGTTGCCGCCGGCGCCGATCCGCTGTCGCTGAAGCGCGGCATCGAGAAGGCTGTCGAAGCCGTCACCGTCGAGCTGCTCGCCTCCGCCAAGGAAATCGAAACCAAGGAAGAAATCGCCGCCACCGCGTCGATTTCCGCCGGTGACAACGAAATCGGCGCACTGATCGCCGAGGCGCTGGACAAGGTCGGCAAGGAAGGTGTCATCACCGTCGAGGAGTCGAACACCTTCGGCCTCGAGCTTGAGCTCACCGAGGGCATGCGCTTCGATAAGGGCTACATCTCCGCTTACTTCGTCACCGACAACGAGCGCCAGGAAACCGTCCTCGAGGATCCGTACATCCTGATCGTCAACTCGAAGATCTCCAACGTCAAGGATCTGGTGAACATCCTCGAGAAGGTCATGCAGTCCAACAAGCCGCTGCTGATCATCGCCGAGGACATCGAAGGCGAGGCTCTGGCCACGCTGATCGTGAACAAGATCCGCGGCCTGTTCAAGTCCGTCGCCGTCAAGGCCCCGGGCTTCGGTGACCGTCGCAAGGCCATGCTTGCCGACATCGCCATCCTCTCCGGTGGACAGGTCATCGCCGAGGAAATCGGTCTGAAGCTGGAAAACGCCACCCTCGAACTGCTGGGCTCCGCCCGCAAGGTCGTTGTCACCAAGGACGAGACCACCATCGTCGAAGGTGCTGGCGACGCCGAGGAAATCGCTGGCCGTGTCAACCAGATCCGCGCAGAGATCGAGAACTCCGATTCGGATTACGACCGTGAGAAGCTGCAGGAGCGCCTTGCCAAGTTGGCCGGCGGCGTTGCGGTCATCAAGGCCGGTGCCGCCACCGAGGTCGAGCTCAAGGAGCGCAAGCACCGCATCGAAGATGCAGTGCGAAATGCCAAGGCAGCAGTGGAAGAAGGCATTGTCGCCGGCGGCGGCGTTGCACTCATCCAGGCCGGCGCCAAGGCATTCGCCAAGCTGGAACTGGTCGGGGACGAGGCAACCGGTGCGAACATCGTGCGCGTTGCCATCGAAGCACCGCTGCGCCAGATCGCCTTCAACGCCGGCATGGAGCCGGGCGTTGTAGCCGACAAGGTCAAGAGCCTTCCGGCAGGCCACGGCCTGAACGCTGCCACCGGTGAGTACGTCGACCTGCTGGCAGCCGGCGTCAATGACCCGGTCAAGGTCACCCGTTCGGCACTACAGAACGCCGCTTCCATCGCGGGCCTGTTCCTGACGACCGAAGCCGTCGTTGCGGACAAGCCGGTTCCGGCCGGTTCCGCTGCTCCGGGCGGCGACGACATGGGCGGCATGGGCGGCTTCTAG
- a CDS encoding DUF3027 domain-containing protein, translating to MARKAKLDEILAAAVDRAREALLEVAAPESVGTHVEVVCDGERLVTHRFEALVSGYGGWHWYATLSRIPRAKAQDITVCEVGLLPGPDALLAPEWVPWAARVRPEELAQEQEVAAAEAEAVALALVAAAEGEEGGEHFGDDAEAGTSEA from the coding sequence ATGGCACGCAAGGCAAAACTTGACGAGATACTGGCCGCGGCGGTCGACCGCGCCCGTGAGGCGCTGCTCGAAGTAGCTGCCCCCGAATCCGTGGGAACCCACGTCGAGGTGGTCTGTGACGGCGAACGGCTCGTCACCCACCGCTTCGAGGCGCTGGTCAGCGGCTATGGGGGATGGCACTGGTACGCCACGCTGTCCCGGATCCCGCGCGCCAAGGCCCAGGACATCACGGTGTGTGAGGTGGGGCTACTGCCCGGCCCCGATGCGCTGCTTGCCCCTGAATGGGTGCCGTGGGCTGCTCGGGTGCGTCCCGAGGAGCTGGCCCAGGAACAGGAAGTGGCTGCGGCCGAGGCCGAGGCGGTCGCCTTGGCTCTGGTCGCTGCCGCGGAGGGTGAAGAAGGCGGAGAGCACTTCGGCGACGATGCCGAAGCAGGCACCTCGGAAGCCTAG
- the serC gene encoding phosphoserine transaminase produces MSTVLTIPEELLPADGRFGAGPSKVRAEQIQAISQAGTALLGTSHRQAPVKNLVRDIQAGLLSFFKAPAGYEVVLGVGGSTAFWDIAAFGLVEKKAQHLSFGEFGSKFASATDKAPFLDASSIITSAPGSCPVPVAEAGVDVYAWPQNETSTGVVAPVTRVEGADAGALIVVDATSAAGGLAVDVSETDVYYFAPQKNFASDGGLWIALFSPAAIERAERIAASDRWVPDFLNLKTAIDNSRLNQTYNTPSLTTLVGLNAQIQWLNANGGIDFASARTADSASRIYSWAEASATATPYVVRPEDRSNVIATIDFDDSVDASAIAKTLRANGVVDVEPYRKLGRNQLRIATFVAIEPDDITALLKCIDYVLDNS; encoded by the coding sequence ATGAGCACCGTCCTGACCATTCCCGAAGAACTCCTGCCCGCAGATGGCCGCTTCGGAGCCGGTCCGTCAAAGGTCCGGGCCGAGCAGATCCAGGCGATTTCCCAGGCCGGCACCGCTCTGCTGGGCACCTCGCACCGTCAGGCACCGGTGAAGAACCTGGTCCGCGACATCCAGGCGGGTCTGCTCTCCTTCTTCAAGGCGCCAGCGGGCTACGAGGTAGTGCTCGGCGTTGGCGGATCCACCGCCTTTTGGGACATCGCAGCCTTCGGCCTGGTCGAGAAAAAGGCACAGCACCTGAGCTTCGGCGAGTTCGGATCAAAGTTCGCCTCGGCGACGGACAAGGCCCCGTTCCTCGATGCCTCCTCGATCATCACCTCGGCGCCCGGCAGCTGCCCGGTACCGGTGGCCGAGGCTGGCGTCGATGTGTATGCCTGGCCGCAGAACGAGACCTCCACCGGCGTCGTGGCACCGGTAACCCGCGTCGAGGGGGCCGATGCCGGCGCACTCATCGTCGTGGACGCCACCTCGGCAGCCGGCGGCCTGGCCGTCGACGTCTCCGAGACAGATGTCTACTACTTCGCCCCGCAGAAGAACTTCGCCTCCGACGGCGGCCTGTGGATCGCACTCTTCTCACCCGCGGCCATCGAGCGCGCGGAACGCATCGCCGCCTCGGACCGCTGGGTTCCGGACTTCCTGAACCTGAAGACCGCCATCGACAATTCGCGCCTGAACCAGACGTACAACACACCGTCGTTGACCACATTGGTGGGTCTCAATGCCCAGATCCAGTGGCTGAACGCCAACGGCGGCATCGACTTCGCCTCCGCGCGCACCGCGGATTCGGCCTCGCGCATCTACTCGTGGGCCGAGGCCTCCGCCACGGCAACCCCATACGTCGTGCGTCCAGAGGACCGCTCCAACGTGATCGCCACCATCGACTTCGACGATTCGGTGGATGCCTCGGCAATCGCCAAGACACTGCGCGCCAACGGCGTCGTGGACGTAGAGCCCTACCGCAAGCTCGGCCGCAACCAGCTGCGCATCGCCACCTTCGTTGCCATCGAGCCCGATGACATCACCGCGCTGCTCAAGTGCATCGACTACGTCTTGGACAACAGCTGA
- a CDS encoding DUF4031 domain-containing protein yields the protein MAILIDPPLWPAHGTLFSHLVSDTSIEELHAFARTAGLPERAFDRDHYDVPQRRQATLVAAGALPVSASELVRRLLRSGLRIPARERPERLDAVLLARWEVLLPGAPQLGRDLLTRWSEEHRSYHDRAHLLAVLAAIDRLVSAGEPSGAHPRAVVLAAWFHDAVYAGVPGGDEEASAALAAALLPGAGIGGPECAEVIRLVRLTATHRPMAADAAGALLCDADLEVLGRSTGAYARYAQSVHREYAHVPEAIFRDGRARILSALLESGSLYSTPTGAALWEGSARANLTAEITALRSAG from the coding sequence GTGGCAATACTGATCGACCCGCCCCTGTGGCCGGCCCACGGAACCCTGTTTTCCCATCTGGTCTCCGATACTTCCATCGAGGAGCTCCATGCGTTCGCGCGGACCGCCGGCCTGCCTGAACGGGCCTTCGACCGTGACCACTACGACGTTCCACAGCGGCGCCAGGCCACCCTCGTGGCCGCCGGGGCCCTGCCGGTCAGCGCCAGCGAGCTGGTGCGGAGGCTGCTGCGTTCGGGACTCCGGATCCCAGCCCGCGAACGCCCCGAGCGGTTGGACGCAGTACTGTTGGCCCGTTGGGAAGTGCTGCTCCCCGGCGCACCGCAGCTGGGCCGGGACCTGCTCACCCGCTGGTCGGAGGAACACCGCAGCTACCACGACAGGGCGCATCTGCTCGCCGTTCTCGCAGCAATCGACAGGCTGGTCTCCGCGGGCGAACCCTCCGGGGCCCATCCCCGCGCCGTGGTTTTGGCTGCCTGGTTCCACGACGCCGTCTATGCCGGGGTTCCCGGTGGGGACGAGGAAGCTTCTGCCGCCTTGGCCGCCGCGCTGCTGCCCGGCGCCGGCATCGGCGGCCCGGAATGCGCCGAGGTTATCCGGCTCGTCCGGCTCACGGCCACGCACCGCCCCATGGCCGCAGACGCGGCCGGGGCCCTGCTTTGCGACGCGGACCTCGAGGTACTTGGCAGGTCCACTGGAGCGTATGCCCGCTATGCGCAGTCCGTTCACCGCGAGTATGCCCATGTCCCGGAGGCGATTTTCCGGGATGGCCGGGCTCGTATCCTGTCCGCGCTGTTGGAATCCGGCTCGCTCTACTCCACGCCCACTGGCGCCGCGCTATGGGAAGGATCGGCCCGGGCGAACCTAACGGCCGAAATCACCGCACTGAGGTCCGCCGGATAG
- a CDS encoding cold-shock protein, with translation MPTGKVKWYEPSKGFGFLVTDDGQEVYLNASALPAGTTEVRPGTRMEFGVAEGRKGAQALSVRILDVAPSVVRAKRKPAETTALLVEDLIKLLDTVSNGLRSGRYPEKGQGATIASVLRAVADDLDA, from the coding sequence GTGCCCACCGGCAAAGTGAAATGGTACGAGCCTTCGAAGGGTTTCGGATTCCTGGTGACCGATGACGGTCAAGAGGTGTACCTCAACGCCTCGGCACTGCCAGCCGGCACCACCGAGGTGCGCCCAGGGACCCGTATGGAATTCGGCGTTGCCGAGGGCCGCAAGGGTGCCCAGGCCCTGAGCGTGCGCATCCTTGATGTCGCCCCGTCGGTGGTCCGGGCCAAGCGTAAGCCGGCCGAGACCACCGCGCTGCTGGTCGAGGACCTGATCAAGCTGCTCGACACCGTCTCCAACGGCCTGCGTAGCGGCCGTTACCCGGAAAAGGGCCAGGGCGCGACGATCGCCTCCGTCCTCCGGGCCGTAGCCGACGATCTCGACGCGTAA
- a CDS encoding transposase: MHQKIDTRAGCKDSHGSPPLIEGTVIGLNVEHLPGGQPPKPMWLWASKPVPGDVREVDHWWSMYLRRFDIEHTFRFLKQNLGWARPHLREPNAADRWTWIVIAAHTSLRLVRPMAIECRLPWQQPIPESKVTPGRVRATYRRACRDAVDPANPPIASTAGPGRPRGGVNRVKPVTQPVGLAHYKG, translated from the coding sequence ATGCACCAAAAAATCGACACCAGGGCTGGGTGCAAGGATTCCCACGGTTCCCCACCCCTCATCGAAGGCACGGTGATCGGACTGAACGTCGAACACCTGCCCGGTGGGCAGCCACCAAAGCCGATGTGGCTGTGGGCGTCCAAACCCGTCCCCGGCGATGTCCGGGAGGTGGATCACTGGTGGTCCATGTACCTGCGTCGCTTCGATATCGAGCACACGTTCCGCTTCCTGAAACAGAACCTGGGCTGGGCCCGGCCCCACCTGCGGGAACCGAATGCGGCAGACCGCTGGACCTGGATCGTGATCGCGGCGCACACCTCGCTGCGGCTGGTGCGGCCAATGGCCATTGAGTGCCGCTTGCCGTGGCAACAGCCCATTCCAGAGTCCAAGGTGACCCCGGGAAGAGTCCGGGCGACCTATCGGCGTGCCTGCCGGGACGCGGTCGACCCGGCGAACCCGCCGATAGCTTCCACGGCTGGTCCGGGACGTCCCCGAGGCGGCGTGAATCGGGTCAAACCCGTGACCCAGCCCGTCGGGCTGGCCCACTACAAAGGTTAA
- a CDS encoding metal-dependent transcriptional regulator — protein sequence MSDLIDTTEMYLRTILELEEESIVALRARIAERLNHSGPTVSQTVARMERDGLVVVTPDRHLELTVAGRQLATEVMRKHRLAERLLADVIGLDWEYVHEEACRWEHVMSERVEKRLYALLGEPESSPYGNPIPGLEALGGPEVSEISARVENLDAALLEGNTGPVRVERLAETIQVEPELLVQLNEGGIRPGALVTLERAGEYVLVRVQGIEGALELPAEVSAHVFVRRVD from the coding sequence GTGTCTGACCTCATCGATACCACCGAAATGTACCTTCGGACCATCCTCGAACTCGAGGAGGAGTCCATTGTTGCGTTGCGGGCTCGCATCGCCGAGCGGCTGAACCACTCCGGTCCCACCGTTTCGCAGACCGTTGCGCGCATGGAACGTGACGGGCTTGTCGTCGTGACCCCTGACCGACACCTGGAGCTGACCGTCGCAGGGCGCCAGCTGGCCACCGAGGTGATGCGCAAGCACCGCCTGGCAGAGCGGCTGCTGGCCGATGTGATCGGACTTGATTGGGAATACGTGCACGAAGAGGCCTGCCGCTGGGAGCACGTGATGAGTGAGCGTGTCGAGAAGCGCCTTTACGCGTTGCTGGGCGAGCCTGAATCCTCGCCGTATGGGAATCCGATCCCGGGTCTCGAGGCGCTCGGTGGTCCGGAGGTCTCGGAAATATCGGCACGTGTTGAAAATCTCGATGCTGCGTTGCTGGAAGGAAACACTGGCCCCGTGCGGGTCGAGCGCCTGGCCGAGACCATTCAGGTCGAACCCGAGCTGTTGGTGCAGCTCAATGAGGGCGGGATTCGCCCCGGCGCCCTAGTCACGCTTGAACGGGCCGGTGAGTATGTGCTGGTGCGGGTTCAGGGGATCGAGGGGGCCCTGGAGCTTCCGGCTGAGGTCAGCGCGCATGTGTTTGTTCGCCGGGTTGATTGA
- a CDS encoding response regulator transcription factor, translated as MNAKTPEAKLLVVDDEPNIRELLSTSLRFAGFDVVAAANGREALAAVEKEAPDLAVLDVMLPDMDGFTVTRRLRAAGKHFPVLFLTARDDTEDKVTGLTVGGDDYVTKPFSLDEVVARIRAVLRRTQPAEDDDAVIRVDDLELDDDAHEVRRAGEVIELSPTEFKLLRYLMMNPNRVLSKAQILDHVWEYDFNGDASIVESYISYLRRKIDSRPEWPSLIQTKRGVGYLMRSSERR; from the coding sequence ATGAACGCGAAGACCCCCGAAGCGAAGTTGTTGGTCGTCGATGACGAACCGAATATCCGCGAACTGCTCTCCACCTCCCTGCGCTTTGCCGGATTCGATGTGGTTGCCGCCGCCAACGGCCGCGAGGCATTGGCTGCCGTGGAAAAGGAAGCCCCGGACCTCGCTGTGCTCGACGTGATGCTGCCGGACATGGACGGCTTCACCGTCACCCGCCGGCTGCGCGCCGCCGGGAAGCACTTCCCCGTCTTGTTCCTCACGGCACGCGATGACACCGAGGACAAGGTCACCGGGCTGACTGTCGGCGGCGACGACTACGTCACCAAGCCCTTCAGCCTGGACGAGGTGGTGGCCCGCATCCGCGCCGTGCTGCGCCGCACCCAGCCGGCCGAGGACGACGACGCGGTCATCCGCGTGGACGATCTGGAACTCGACGACGACGCCCATGAGGTGCGCCGGGCCGGCGAGGTCATCGAGCTCTCCCCGACCGAGTTCAAGTTGCTGCGCTACCTGATGATGAACCCGAACCGGGTGCTCTCCAAGGCCCAGATCCTCGACCACGTCTGGGAATACGACTTCAACGGGGACGCATCCATCGTCGAGTCCTACATTTCCTACCTGCGCCGCAAGATCGACTCTAGGCCCGAGTGGCCCTCACTGATCCAGACCAAGCGCGGGGTCGGCTACCTGATGCGCTCCTCCGAACGCCGCTAA
- a CDS encoding WXG100 family type VII secretion target produces the protein MSTFAANTAEMRSRSLAVQNTIERLRGDVNALQSGLQDLASTWQGSASANFQSVIADWRATQSRVEDSLTGIGTALTRASEFYDQAEQTNAAMFTY, from the coding sequence ATGAGCACATTTGCCGCCAATACGGCCGAGATGCGGTCCCGCAGCCTGGCCGTGCAGAACACCATCGAGCGACTCCGCGGAGACGTCAACGCCTTGCAATCTGGACTGCAGGATCTGGCGTCCACCTGGCAGGGATCCGCTTCGGCCAACTTCCAGTCGGTGATCGCCGACTGGCGGGCCACCCAGTCGCGCGTCGAGGATTCACTGACCGGCATCGGCACGGCACTGACCCGAGCCTCAGAGTTCTATGACCAGGCCGAGCAGACCAATGCCGCGATGTTCACGTACTAG
- a CDS encoding M23 family metallopeptidase encodes MTQQKTAGRRRASGPVDAAPAKLHLEAIAGVALELDAARPRRAGRRSLAVVADAPILDQDAAANYTGRRFSASMRYGLPVEDAVLGTVEEHPKTFEVPAAVATQDADELDNVLRFKPQAPRQARGFATKIAAVAAVSGLAFAAASALVPESNAAPSASDARVSHAVVADVTAPTGRDLVIERASVSSSFTKEDKLTSIMAASGGDVTKIATAGVLSEPLSTIRITSEYGFRNNPTGPGTMIHSGMDYGIQCGTPVKAAAAGIVVQSEWAGHSGQRVRVDHGNGLQTTYNHNSALKVSVGQKVERGQLVSLSGTTGNSTGCHLHFEVLVNGKTVNPRGWL; translated from the coding sequence TTGACACAGCAGAAGACTGCCGGGCGGCGTCGTGCGTCCGGACCAGTAGACGCAGCACCTGCGAAGCTCCACTTGGAGGCCATTGCCGGTGTCGCCCTCGAACTGGATGCAGCGCGCCCCCGTCGCGCCGGCCGCCGTTCCCTGGCCGTCGTGGCCGATGCCCCGATCCTCGATCAGGACGCTGCCGCGAACTACACGGGCCGCCGATTCAGTGCTTCCATGCGCTACGGCCTCCCGGTCGAGGATGCCGTCCTCGGTACCGTCGAGGAACACCCCAAAACCTTTGAAGTCCCGGCCGCCGTTGCGACGCAGGATGCCGATGAGCTGGACAACGTCCTGCGCTTCAAACCCCAAGCCCCACGTCAGGCCCGCGGATTTGCCACGAAGATCGCTGCAGTCGCAGCCGTGTCCGGGCTGGCCTTCGCCGCCGCGAGCGCCCTGGTTCCCGAGTCCAACGCGGCGCCGTCCGCCTCGGACGCACGCGTTTCCCACGCAGTCGTTGCCGATGTGACAGCGCCGACCGGACGGGACCTCGTCATTGAGCGAGCCTCGGTCTCCAGCTCCTTCACCAAGGAGGACAAGCTCACCTCGATCATGGCCGCCTCGGGCGGTGACGTCACCAAGATCGCAACCGCCGGCGTGCTTTCGGAACCGCTGAGCACCATCCGGATCACCTCCGAATACGGGTTCCGCAACAATCCGACCGGACCCGGCACCATGATCCACAGTGGCATGGACTACGGAATCCAGTGTGGAACGCCGGTCAAGGCTGCCGCTGCCGGTATCGTCGTCCAGTCCGAATGGGCCGGGCACTCTGGCCAGCGAGTTCGCGTGGATCACGGAAACGGTCTGCAGACCACCTACAACCACAACTCGGCCCTCAAGGTCTCCGTGGGACAGAAGGTCGAGCGCGGGCAGCTTGTCTCGCTTAGCGGCACCACGGGCAATTCCACGGGCTGCCACCTGCACTTCGAGGTGCTCGTCAATGGCAAGACAGTTAACCCCCGCGGCTGGTTGTAA